From the genome of Oncorhynchus masou masou isolate Uvic2021 chromosome 15, UVic_Omas_1.1, whole genome shotgun sequence:
ttttatgaatttattcatactatttcataaTTCCACGAGATCTAGTCCCaaaacaaatctagggttgctacccaagccagcTGGTCATTAGTTCTACCTGTTCAGTGTCCAGAGACTCATAAAGTCTTCCTGTTCTAAATCTATGAACATGACCCAGTCGTTTGTTCAAAAAATGCCATTGCAATGATGGCTGGctacgttcttatcccttgcttgcttgctagctagccaatttAAGTTTGTTACTCACCAAACATGGAGTTTCACTGAGAAACTCTCTCTGTTGACTCCTGTTATGGCTGCCATGTACTTTCAAAAAGGTCTGCCCCATAGAAATGGATACTCTTTGCTATAATAACCATTTATATTACTAATTTACCAAGGCCTTTGTCCACTGATTAAAGATGCAGATTAAATTGGGCCTGCCTTTCTGCCCACTTTGTCTAGGACCAGTGAACATTAACTCTGAAACAATGTTTCCAATTGAACTTTAGGAAATGTTGCAAAATGTATTGCACTTGATCACCCTGTTACATTGTATCCCAATAGTTGATCCCTACTACTCCTTATTGAACATCTACATTATTTCAGTGAAGCCATCTTAAACTCTAAGGTCTATAATTTAAATGGCGAATTAGTTATACATTTGGGAATATGCTGCAATACATGAAAACTTATTCTACTGCTTAAATAGTTTATTACAATTAGCTACACATATTAAATCGGTCATAAAAATATGGATTGTTAAATACATGAATGAAATGCTAATACAAAGACTCATTGTTCACACTCTGATTCCATACCATTATACATGAATAATCTGATGTCTGTGAATAGTTCATCCGTCTGTAGTCTCCTTTGCAGTTTTGGCTCTTGCATGATTGTTTTACATTTTCTCATGTCTACAGTTTGTTTGCAGCATAAAATGTGTTTGTTGCAGATTGTTTGTTGCTTTCCTGATCTTGCTACTTTTCTCCTTTTGCTATCCCCTGGTTAGTTGTACATATCCTCACACTGTGGTTTGTTGTCCTTTACCTCTCCTAGTCCAACCGGGAAGAAGTTTCGGAGCAAGCCTCAGCTGGCTCGTTACCTTAGCAACCAGATGGACCTCAGTTCCTTCGACTTCCGCACGGGGAAGATGCTCATGAGTAAACTGAACAAGAACAGACAGAGACTGCGCTATGACAACAACAATCAGACCAAGGTGAGAGGGCTGTCTCCTGAAATTAATATTTCCATACACGTTGGACACACTCTTCTAAATGACTTCACACTTATTTGCTGTCAAACCAGCAGTTAGAAATTAGAATGCGGAAAACCGTGTTTTAAGGCTTTCCCCAGGTGCAAAGGATAACTGACATATCTAGCATTATCTACTATTTGAGGAACATCTCTGTGGCTACGTAGTGTTGGTTGTCACTGTCAgctgtttatttgtgtgtgtcttCCAGGGCAAGCCAGACCTGAACACATCACTTCCCGTCAGACAGACTGCTTCCATCTTTAAGCAGCCTGTCACCAAGGTTACCAACCACCCCAGCAACAAAGTCAAGACTGATCCACAGAAAGCCGTGGACCAGCCAAAACAGGTAAACACAGCCATTAGCCTGTATGGTGAAACTGCAGTTACATTGGGTTATATGCTTTTCTTCCTGAAGGTTATTTTGACTAAGTAGATACCAAAACTAAATTAATGTGCATTTGTTTTGTCCACAGCTTTTCTGGGAGAAGAAGCTTGGTGGTCTCAATGCGTTTGACATCGCAGAGGAGCTAGTGAAGACAATGGACCTGCCTAAAGGTCTGCAAGGTAAGAGAAAGGGCCATGTACActgagagtacaaaacattaggaactgaCCATGTGAATCTACATGAaggctataatcccttattgatgtcacagtACCCCACCGCACATTGACACGGTACCCCCGCATATTGACCCGGTACCCGAATagcctgttgtatttggcgcatgtgacaaatacaatttgatttgatttaaatccacttcaaacagtgtaactgaaggggaggagacaggataaagaaGGGATTTTAATCCTTGAGgccattgagacatggattgtgtatgtgtgccattcagagtgtattcagagtgtgaatgggcaagacaaaatatttaagtgtgtttcaatggggtatggtagtaggtgccaagctcACCGGTTTaagtttgtcaagaactgcaaccctgctgggtttttcacactcagctgtttccagtgtgtgtgtcaagaatgttccaccacctAGCGGACATCCAGACAATTtgtcacaactgtgggaagcattggagtcaacgtgggccagtaACAtgtgtggaacactttcgacacttGCTCTGAccaattgagactgttctgatggcaaaagggaaaaggtgttcctaatattttgtacacagtgtataaTCCCCATTTCCCATTAGATTTTTGAATGTCTTCTCACTTCTGTGATTGTGAACACCTGTCTGTCCTACAGGAGTTGGACCTGGATGTACAGACAAGACTCTACTGTCAGCGATAGCCAGCGCCCTGCACACTAGTGCAGCCCCTATCACCGGTCAGCTGTCTGCAGCCGTGGAGAAGAACCCAGGGGTGTGGCTCAACACGACTCAGCCCCTCTGCAAGGCTTTCATAGTCACTGATGAGGACATCAGGTACAtacaggagaggacatgagctCCAGAGTCATATTAGTGCTATGAATAATTGAATCTGTGTAATTAAGAGCTGATTTTCCATATTTATAACAGTTGTTTTTGTATGTTATCTCATCATGGTGAGTGTAGGAAACAGGAAGAGCTGGTGTACAGTGTGAGGAAGAAGCTGGAGGAGGCTCTAATGGCGGACATGTTGGCTCATGTGCAGGAAGCAGCCAGTGAGGGCGACTCACTCAATGAAGGCAATGATGACATGgagactgtatagcagaggtaggctactgttcagagtagaggtcgaccgattatgatttttcaacgccgataccgattattggaggatgaCAATtaatgtaataatgacaattacaacaatactgaatgaacacttattttaacttaatataatacatcaataaaatcaatgtaGCCTCAAATTAATAATGagacatgttcaatttggtttaaataatgcaaaaacaaagtgttggagaagaaagtaaaagtgcaatatgtgctatgtaagaaagctaacatttcagttccttgctcagaacatgagaacatatgaaagctggtggttccttttaacatgagtcttcaatatttccaggtaagaagttttaggttgtagttattataggaattataggactatttctctctataccatttgtatttcattaacctttgactattggatgttcttataggcactttagaattgccagtgtaacagtatagcttccgtccctctagttagcgcgcgctaactagctagccattttacttcggttacaccagcctcatctcgggagttgataggcttgaagtcataaacaacgcaatgcttgacgcacaacgaagagcttcctggcaaaacgcacaaaagtgctgtttgaatgaatgtttacgcacctgcttctgcctaccaccgctcagtcagatacttgtatgctcagtcagattatagtcaacgcaggacacgctagataatatctagtaatatcatcaaccatgtgtagttaactagtgattatgattatttttttataagataagtttaatgctagctagcaacttaccttggcttactgcaatcgcgtaacaggcagtctccttgtggagtgcaacgagagaggcaggtcgctattgcgttggactagttaaatgtaaggttgcaagattggttcccccgagctgacaaggtgaacatctgtccttctgcccctgaacaaggcagttaacccaccgttcctaggccgtcattgaaaataagaatgcgttcttaactgacttgcagagttaaataaaggtataaaaaaatattaaataaataaaattggcgcccaaaaatcgcccattccgattaattggtcgacctctagttcagaGAGACTGTATAGCTCTGTATAGCAGAGGTAGGCTACCTACTGTTCAGAGAGACTTTATAGCAGAGATAGGCTACTGTTCAGAgagactgtatagcagaggtaggctactgttcagagagactgtatagcagaggcaggctactgttcagagagactgtatagcagaggtagGCTACCTACCGTTCAGAgagactgtatagcagaggtagGCTACCTACAGTTCAGAGAGACTTTATAGCAGAGATAGGCTACTGTTCAGAgagactgtatagcagaggtagGCCACTGTTCAGAgagactgtatagcagaggtagGCTACTGGTCAGCGAGACTGTATAGCAGAGACAGGCTACTGCTCAGAGAGACTTTATAGCAAAGATAAGCTACTGTTCAGAGAGACTGTATAGCAGAGATAGGCTACTGTTCAGAGAGACTGTATAGCAGAGGAAGGCTACTGTTCAGAGAGACTGTATAGCAGAGGCAGGCTACTGTTCAGAgagactgtatagcagaggtagGCTACTGTTCAGAGAGACTGTATAGCAGAGGCAGGCTACTGTTCAGAGAGACTGTATAGCAGAGGCAGGCTACTTTTCAGAGAGACTGTATAGCAGAGGCAGGCTACTGTTCAGAGAGACTGTATAGCAGAGGCAGGCTACTGTTCAGAGAGACTGTATAGCAGAGGCAGGCTACTGTTCAGAGAGACTGTATAGCAGAGGCAGGCTACTgttcagagagacagtatagcAGAGGCAGGCTACTGTTCAGAGAGACTTTATAGCAGAGGAAGGAATACTGTTCAGAGAGACTGTATAGCAGAGGCAGGCTACTGTTCAGAGAGACTGTATAGCAGAGTTAGGCTACTGTTCAGAgagactgtatagcagaggtagGCTACTGTTCAGAGAGACTGTATAGCAGAGACAGGCTACTGCTCAGAGAGACTTTATAGCAAAGATAAGCTACTGTTCAGAGAGACTGTATAGCAGAGACAGGCTACTGTTCAGAGAGACTGTATAGCAGAGACAGGCTACTGTTCAGAGAGACTGTATAGCAGAGGCAGGCTACTGTTCAGAGAGACTGTATAACAGAGACAGGCTACTGTTCAGAGAGACCTTATAGCAGAGATAGGCTACTGTTCAGAGAGACTGTATAACAGAGGTAGGCTACTGTTCAGAGAGACTGTATAGCAGAGGAAGGCTACTGTTCAGAGAGACTGTATAACAGAGGTAGGCTACTGTTCAGAGACACTGTATAGCAGAGGCAGGCTACTGTTCAGAGATACTGTATAGCAGAGGAAGGCTACTGTTCAGAGACACTGTATAGCAGAGATAGGCTACTGTTCAGAGACACTGTATAGCAGAGACAGGCTACTGTTCAGAGACACTGTATAGCAGAGGAAGGCTACTGTTCAGAGACACTGTATAGCAGAGATAGGCTACTGTTCAGAGACACTGTATAGCAGAGATAGGCTACTGTTCAGAGACACTGTATAGCAGAGACAGGCTACTGTTCAGAGACACTGTATAGCAGAGGTAGGCTACTGTTCAGAGACACTGTATAGCAGAGATAGGCTACTGTTCAGAgagactgtatagcagaggtaggctactgttcagagagactgtatagcagaggtagGCTACTGTTCAGAGACACTGTATAGCAGAGGTAGGCTACCTACCATTCAGAgagactgtatagcagaggtaggctactgttcagagagactgtatagcagaggtaggctactgttcagagagactgtatagcagaggtaggctactgttcagagagactgtatagcagaggtagGCTACTGTTCAGAGACACTGTATAGTAGATGTAGGCTACCTACCATTCAGAgagactgtatagcagaggtagGCTACTGTCCAGAGAGACTGTTTTGCAGAGGTGGGCTACTGTTCAGAGAGACTGTATAGCAGAGAGGCTACTGTTCAGAGAGACTGTATAGCAGAGAGGCTACTGTTCAGAgagactgtatagcagaggtagGCTACTGTTCAGAGAGACTGTATAGCAGAGATAGGCTACTGTTCAGAGAGACTGTATAGCAGAGATAGGCTACTGTTCAGAgagactgtatagcagaggtaggctactgttcagagagactgtatagcagaggtagGCTACAGTCCAGAGAGACTGTTTTGCAGAGGTAGGCTACTGTTCAGAGAGACTGTATGGCGAGGTAGGCTACTGTTCATAGAGACTGTTTTGCAGAGGTAGGCTACTGTTCAGAgagactgtatagcagaggtagGCTACAGTCCAGAGAGACTGTTTTGCAGAGGTAGGCTACTGTTCAGAGAGACTGTATAGCAAGGTAGGCCACCGTGTGTTAGTGTTGttgaaagatgagagagaccttGCAGACTGTCGAAAAATAGGAATAAATCCAATACTGATGAAGGCTTGATGCCAAAACATGCTCTGTTTTTCACCGTTAATTTATGCATTTTTCTGCACAACAAACCTTTAGGCATTATGATGCAGAAAATAAAACATCTATATTTTTGCATTTTTTGGATGTATTCCTATTTCTTAATTTTTACCTttttattttgacagggagtcgatgctgagaccaaggtctctttccAGATGATCTTTGTTTAGCACAACAATACACATGAATACAATCAAAATCCTATTTTTCGAGAGTGTCGGGGTCTCCATCTCTTCCAGTATTTTGAGAACGGACACTATTTGGTTTAAAAGGACCTTTAAAGTGCGTAGACGGCCAGCCTCCTGTTGTTGAAAGTacatatgctgctgctgctgctgctgctactgtttactgtctatgctgttgcctagtcactttacctataCCTATACGTACATATCTACTgccattacctcgtacccctgcacatggactctgtactgaaccctgtgtatatagccaagttaccgtaactcattttgtatttattcctcatgttt
Proteins encoded in this window:
- the LOC135556528 gene encoding methyl-CpG-binding domain protein 3-like, which codes for MEKKRWDCSALPKGWQIEEVTRKSGLSAGKSDVYYYSRGKEEEEEEEEEQRRERGEAGRLYSLCPTGKKFRSKPQLARYLSNQMDLSSFDFRTGKMLMSKLNKNRQRLRYDNNNQTKGKPDLNTSLPVRQTASIFKQPVTKVTNHPSNKVKTDPQKAVDQPKQLFWEKKLGGLNAFDIAEELVKTMDLPKGLQGVGPGCTDKTLLSAIASALHTSAAPITGQLSAAVEKNPGVWLNTTQPLCKAFIVTDEDIRKQEELVYSVRKKLEEALMADMLAHVQEAASEGDSLNEGNDDMETV